A window of Mustela lutreola isolate mMusLut2 chromosome X, mMusLut2.pri, whole genome shotgun sequence genomic DNA:
caaaagagtAGTAGTGCGCTACTGCACATTCTTCTGTACCTTTTTCCAAATGACAGTGTCATCTTGGAGATAGGTGGAAAGTGCCTAATTGGTTATTAAACatgagatggtggaggagtaggttGCATTAAGAATGGTAAAACCTCTGCTCTCCAGGAAATCCCTGTGCAAGACAGAGTGGAGCGCCCCCCCCCAAGATGCTATACATAAAACTACTGTACCATTTATtctaagattcatttttttaaagattccatttatttttgcgAGGGGGGTGGgatcatgagcagaggggaggggcaaagggagaaggagaccccccactgagcagggagcccaatgcaggactctatcctaggactatgggatcatgacctgagccagaggcagacgcttaaccaactgagccacccaggtgccctctaagattcatttttgagaaattagGCCAGTATGGCGCAGAGCAGTAAGGTAATGGTTAGGTTGAAGAGTGCTTTCTGGTTAGCAACTGAGTTATCTTCTTATAACTTAGAATACAAAGTACTAAGGACTCTGGAGATTAAGAATCCAAAAAGTCTACAGTATAGTTTTGGCCCAGCTTCCTAAAATTCCATTTCCCTCCAAGAATATTTAAATGGGATAATGCATGAGAAAGCATTTGTAAACTGCAAAGTACTAGAAAACGATGTAAGGTACCTTCCCAGCCCCTAGCAGCCCCTACACTGGCATTACCCAAAGTGTTCTCAAAAACACCGGTCTCTCAATATGCCCCTCCAAAAGGCAGGGTTCCATTGCTAGAAAACATTGCATGCCCCTGCTGGAAATTGGCAGTTCATCATATACACTAACATTTTAAAGGCTATGAGAAGACACTAAAGAAATCTCTTTGACTTACTCTAACCCAGAGtgtacaaataaaaatcaaataaatttaactttaaaccttaaaaaaaaataaagtacatctaGTTCTCTGATGAAGAACATGCTTTGGGAAGAGCTGGTCTCCACTGCTGCCTCTGTACTCTTACCTTCTTTCCCTCACTGAATCTTGTCGCAGCAGGCATTAGTGAGAGGCCTCTGAAATGCCAAATCCCAAGCCCTCTGAGGCTTCAGCCTGTCGGACACTATTGACACATCACattggtttaaaacaaaacaaaacaaggggcacctgggtggctcagtgggttaagccgctgccttcggctcaggtcatgatctcagggtcctggggtcgagtcccgcatcgggctctctgctcagcagggagcctgcttcccctctctctctctgtctgcctctccgtctacttgtgatttctctctatcaaataaataaaatctttaaaaaaaaaaaaaaaacaaaaacaaaacaaaacaacctctcCTCCCTTAGCGTCTGTGATGACCtggtctggttttgttttgttttgttttgttttttcccttatcTATCAGACTTTTCCTTAGTTCCTCTTATTATTGCTCTGTAAATTCCATGGCTTTTGGCTGTCACCCGTATATACTACACGTCAGTCTAGATGCCTTCTTCTGAGCTCCAGTCCCATATTCCATACGACCAGTAGGCCTCGTCTGGGTCTCCTATATGAACCTTAAACTTCACACACAACAAAGTAAGCTTGgcattttcctttgttctgtATTTGAGTCAACAGCATAACTCACTGTCCCAGCCCCTTAAGTTGGAAACCTCAGCCAACTGATTCTTCCTCTTTCTACCCCTCCTTCACCTTCCCCGTTTCCCCCTTAActgccacccctccccagcccacatCGTGGGCTATGCCCGTACATTTTCTCTGTAATAGCTCTCAGATCCCTGGTTCCTCTTCTCATTTTCACCTGTCATTTGGCCTTTACATATAAATCCTTACATGATCACcacgatttttttctttccaaaacacAAAACTGATTGTCACTCTGCTGTTTAAAATCCTTCAAAAGGCTCCCTACTTAGAGAATGAAACAGAAGCGCCTAGTTTTTTAACTACACTGGACAAAACATTTTCCGCTCCGTGTctctctgtatgtctgttttatttACACTCCCCTCCATTTGCCCCCCACCACCCTTACAGAATGGTACTTAATGCCTCCAAACCTAAATCAAAAAGTCCTTCCCCAAGCCTAACCCACCTCCTAATTAAAATTACTGTTCACGGggccacctgtgtggcttagtgagttaagcctctgccttccctgcattgggctttctgctcagcggggagcctgcttccccccactttctctgcctgcctctgcctccttgtgatctctctgtcaaagaaatttttaaactaataaaaaaaattattgttcacTTACTTTGTGATTGCTCCTATGGACTCACATGTGGCCTGTTATGTTGCCAGTGGTACGTGTGTCTTCCCTCTGAAAGGCTACGAGCTCTATGAGGACAGGAACAATCTTAATCAATTGTGTATTCCTAGCACCCTGCACAAGTGCCTGGAATGTAGCTgcaatcaataaatgtttgtaaatTGAATTGGAGGGAGATTACAACATTGTAATATAAATCATTTTGTAGCCTGTGATTGATCACTACTGCAAATACGAAAAATGGAAGAACGTGCACCTTTCCCATTCAGTAGAATAGGTTTATGGTTAAATCAATAACACCGTGTAGCATGTGGTGATCTGTGTTTATGCATTTGTCCAGATATTTGTAAATTTAATACCCACCATGATGGATATGGCTGTTGAAGAAAACCACGTATAATACATTTGTGAGGTTTGAAACTGGCTCTGTTGCCTAGGGGTATCTTTGTGCCTTGCCAAAGTGGGCCATGGCATGATCAACCTGATTATTTTAACCATGTTCACAGTGTCAGTCAAGCAGTAAACAGTATCTTTTGTTGACGTATGAAGTAACTGGTTCGGTCcattcatttcatatatatatatatatatatatagactacCTAGCATGCAAAGTTAACTGGAAACAAGGGATTAGAACCAAAATTAGAAAATGACTAGAGTTAAATTTGAACTGTCAGGAAGCTAAGACCTAACCTCCCCCTTTTTTCTAGAAGTATTCTTTAAAGGAAGCTTATAAGAGTcttagattccttttttttttttttttaatgattttatttatttatttatttattggatagagagagcgagagtgagcatgagcagggggagggaagaggaagaagcagactccccgctaagctcagagcctgatgctggaccccatcccaggaccctgagatcatagcctgagatgaaggcagacgcttaaccaactgggccacccaggcacacacaccCCCGGGTCTTAAAATTCCTGACTCTACAGTAATGCACATACATACTTCAAATATACGTAATATGGGGACCATTTTGTTTTGTCACTATCAAAACTGACAGTATGGTACTGTTGTTCCTCCGTCCTGACAGCATTTACCTTAAGGGCATCCTGCTTTGATATTTAAGAGAATAGTattctgttttacatattttgataATCTGAACAGAGTGATCCCCTTGATGATAGAGAGTAGTTTTAGAATACCCTTGCTGAAGTTGTCTTAAATCAGAAGAAAAGTGAGGTTTTATCTACACTGCTGAACAGCGAGACTGGAACCCATTCTCTTGCTGTAACAGCCAATCCTTGCCAGTTTGTGATTCCCATTATAGTATAAAGTAGATGGTGATAGGATTGTAAACAGGGAGGCTAGGAGCATGGCTTAAGACTTGGAATGTTCTGTTACCTCCTTAAGGCAAGAACTCCCCTGGAGCAGGAAGTTTTTAATCTCCTCCATAAGAACAAGCAGCCGGTGACAGACCCTTTACTGACTCCCGTGGAAAAGGCCTCTCTCAAAGCCATGAGCCTGGAAGAGGTAAGTGTAACAGGCCCTTTGATACATCTAGATGTGCTCTATTCCTCCCGTCATTTGCACTCAAGCCCAGGAGTCACTGTGAATGTCATTCATTGTAGGCTAAGATGCGCCGAGCAGAGCTTCAGAGGGCCCGGGCCCTGCAGTCCTACTATGAGGCCAGGGCtcgaagagaaaagaaaatcaagagcaAAAAGTAAGGAGGCCCCTATTGACATGGCCGTGCGTGCGCCCTGGAAGAAAGTGATGTAGCTAATCATGAGTCCGTAGGAAAGAACCTTGGACGTAGCAACTGGGGTCATGTGGAAGAGGTCCCAAATAGGAGtgactagcattttttttttctcagtccaACCTCATAGTTTTGCCTGCTTCGGTAGTGCCCTCTCCTCTGGCTTTGGCTTTCAATCTCGGTTTTGCTAAAAAGAGGACTGTTCAATtactttctctcccttccaggACATCATGGAGTGGTTCTGCAGAATGAGCTCTGAATTCTACAGCTGTTGAGGCCAGTAgggcttccttcctgccttttggCCTCTTTGGAACTTCTTCTACTCTTGCCTTGCGCTCTAGAAGCAGAGGGGACTCTTTGCTCTGCAGAGGTGTGCCCCTGGGGGCTGCAGGGACGGAGAGGCTTGCCAGTCCTCTCAGGTCCCAAACTGGTTCCCTATAGTCAGCCAGCTCTGTGATGTCCATTCTAGCCCCTGCATAGGGAAACCCCTTGGGGAGCGGGGACACTTTTGTGTGTGGCATCAGTGTTGCAGCTAAATCTGCCCTCTCACTCTGTAGGTATCGCAAGGTCCTGAAGAAAGGAAAGGCCAGGAAAGCCCTCAAGGACTTTGAGAAGCTGCGGAAGGTCAATCCTACTGCAGCATTGGAAGAACTGGAAAAAATCGAAAAGGCCAGAATGATGGTGAGGCTGCCTTTCGCCCCCACCCCTTGAATCGGCTTTCCCCCCAAAAGTGGTAAGGATCTCACTCTGCCCTTTCTTTCCAGGAGCGAATGAGCCTTAAGCACCAGAACAGTGGGAAATGGGCCAAGTCAAAGGCAATTATGGCCAAATATGACCTGGAGGTAAGAGATCCTCGGGGTGAGAGAAGAGATGGAATTGGAGGACAGAAAGGAAAATCAGTCCATAAGGATGCTAGCAGAAGCAGAGTTGGGGAAGAGCCCTGAGGAAGAATGGAAAACCAGGATTCTAAAAAGGCATCCAAAAAATCTCTaaggcagagaggaaaagaacCAGGAACAAGGTGGAAAAGGAGAGATGAAAGGGAAACAGCATTGAAGGCAAGTCCAGTTAAAGGGGagaggagcttttttttttttttaaccttgtttCACGTGTTGATTTTCTTGAGGACAAAGAATTTGTCTCCCATTTTATTCCATAGCTGTTAACACAGTGGTATATGTACAGTTTAAACAGTAGGCACCGGTAAGAAATACTTAAGTCAAATTGAGAGGAGGCAGCTTTATGAAATGAACCAGGAAAGGTGTCATTGCAGTCACTAATGACAAGGCGCTCGTGCTGTGACTTCTTCCTCCAGGCTCGCCAGGCTATGCAGGAACAATTGGCCAGGAACAAAGAACTGACGCAGAAGCTCCAGGTGGCCTCCAacagtgaggaagaggaggagggtgtGGAGGAAGAGGGTGACCTTGTCCCTGATGCAGTGAATGAGATCCAGATGGACGCCGACGGACCGAACCCCTGGATGCTCAGGAATCACTCCAGAGGCACAAAAGAGGCCAAAGGCCAGGATCCTGAGCAACTTCCAGAACCTGTAGCCCATGAGGCTTCTGAaagtgaggaagaagaagacagacCAGGGGCGGAAGAAGAaactttgttgaatgaatttgaGGAAAGGCGGTCACTGCGGAGGAAGTCTGGGCTCAACCAGGACGCCGAGCCAGTGAGCAGACGAGAGCCCAAAGGTAAGTTGTGGTGGACTGGAATGGAGAACTGCTCAGTGCTAGTGTTTTGGACGGACCAAGAGAGGAAAACTGTCCATGCACACGTGCAGCAGAGTCATCAGGCTTTAGGGACTTTACAGAGAATACTGGGAGCCCCTGAAAAGAAGACAGATTAATAGTAACCGGTTTTCTTCAAAGGCATTTAATACACAGGCATCTTCATGGCTGTACGAGGTGTATCTGGACATGTTTTTGCTCTTGAGGGCCTGTGGTCATCAGAGACAGAACCACTCCATCCTTGAAATAAGAGAAGGAGCTAACATGACCGGTGCCCACAAACCGGACCCAGCTGCATGTGGGAACAGTGAGTCTGGAAGGCCGTTCGCACCCACAGACAGAGGCCGATTTTGAGGCATTATGAAATTTCTTCGAAATACTGCTGCAGTTTTCGGTTTTGTTTGTAAAGTAGGGGTGGCATTTTTAGCACTTAGTGATGTCGGTTGATAGGTGCCAGTGTGGGGTGAGACTTTCCTTGACAAGAATGAAGGACTCCACAGGCTATATGACAAATGAGAATTGTCACCCCGTGCTCAGACTCAATTTGTGtattatattttctgttatcTTCAAGAGATTTTATATTAACAACCTTAGCACCCTTGAGACAGGTCAGAAAGTTCCCATTCTGGAGAGAAAGTCTGCTTAGGAAACTACATTCAGAAATCGCTTGGTTGTCTGGGCAGATTTTTGGGTCtcattttatttcctataaaaataaTGGATTCAGATGATGGCAAGATTCTGTTTTTCCGTGAAAACTATTTTGAAAGAACTGTCATTTAGAATGTATTATAGGACCTTTACTTAGGGTTCTCAGCTGGAGAGTTCTGGGATTAATAGTTACAAGCAATCACTTCCAAGAGGCCTTTGGAAAGCAGCATTGTAAGCCAAGATCGTGGGAGCAGTCTTCATACGACCCCGGGACACCAGCCAAATCATCCTGGGCTTCCTCAAAAGCTAGTTCTCTTGCTGAATGTGTAGAGCAGTTGGTTTTGGTATGAAAGGTGGATTTGGACTGCCTTGGATGATAAATTAATAGAATATTCCAAAACGTTCAGGCAAATAGTGTCCTAAAATAGTGGGAAGTTGTGGACCCCAAATAAAATGAGCCAAGGACCTTAATCCTTGGggaatatacatacatgtgtccAAAGGGCACGTTTAAGTTGCTTTTCAGAGCCTTCAAGCCAAAGCTAGGGAGCAGGATGAACTTGGgaatggaagcaactcaagtcaAGCAAAGAAGAGTTTAGAAGTGTGTCACTGCCATATTTCCCTCAGGGCTCTCAGAGCCTAGTGGTATTTGCTCAGATGTTGCCGGTGATGGGAAAATGCCAAGCAACCTGACTTGGACACAGCAGATTATGAAATGCTGCCTTCAGATAAAACACTGCTTCCCAACATGCTGCTTTTAACTACTAAACTCTATTGCCTGCTACTTGATAGGCAATGATTAGTGAATTCTCCCAAGAGATGTAGCGAATGGAATCCTCTCTTCCCCGTGGTGCCGAGCCCCATGAATGGGAGCACCTAAATGCTCGCTGTTGAGTGTGCTCGGTAAATGCTGTGTGACAAGGCAACTTCCAGCCTCCTTTTCTGacagctttcctttcttcccccagaTTCTAGCAGTCAGGAGGTGCTGTCTGAACTGAGGGCACTGGCTCAGAaactcaacaaggaaaaaaatcagtctgGGAAGCAGAATATGAGTTCCACGAGGACAGTTCCAGTGGTCCAGAGGGAGGGACCTCCCAAGGCAGAAGAGGAGCCCCTGTTGCTGCAGAggccagagagagcacacactgTGCAGGAGCTAGAAGAGCTGGCCAAAGAAGGATGTTTTCAGAATGAGGAGGTCCCCAGGCCTAGCAGGGAAGGGCAGCAGACGGAGAGGAACCCAAATACTCAGCCTGGTGttcccaaggaaaagaaaaggaaggagcaaATGATTGATCTACAGAACCTCCTGACCACAAAATCTCCTTCTGTGAAGTCTTTGGCCATTCCCACGACAGTGGAGGAGTTGGTGAGCAGAGCCGGGGGCATGGGCCATTGTGGGGGATCAGAGCTGGTGCAGAAAGTGTCCTTCTTGCACGAGGAGGAGAATCAGTGAAGTTTTGGGATGCTGGGGCATGTGTCAGTAGTTGAAAGGCCCAGAGTAGCACGCGGCCGGGCTGGTCCCGTGACCGTTCAGTAGACACCACTATGTGAGTGCCGCTGAGACTCCCACATCTTAAATCCTGAGCTACCAAACTCTCCCTGGGGCGATTCTAAAACTGCCatcagaggaaagagagaggcacTTAGAGCTCTGACCAGATCCCAGGCAGGACAATTCAAAAGGTGAATCATTGAGCTGTTGCCAAGGTTGTGCTCTATTCACTGGGACCTGAAATGGTCTGAGACTGTCTGATTCAGTAATTGAAACTGCTCCATTGAAGAGCCCTGGCGCCTGTCTTTTCAGGGATATAAGCTGGAGGACACCCACGTTCTGGCCAGGCCCCTTGGAGCTCCTCCTCCTAACACAGGCCATTCCTTCCTCTATGCTGCAGCTTCCTTACTGAAAGTTTAAAATTGTGTCATATGATAATGAGTTAGGGATATTTAccctagaggaaagaaaattggaGCATGATTGGCTGCTGATCCATTTATATTGCAAGACCATCATTGTTCAGCGCTTTCCCCCTAGGGGGCGCTAAAATGTCACAACCCAAAATTCAGGTGTTCTCCCTAGGAACCAGGGCTGTTCATCCGTGGCTCTTAAGGCAAGCTGTAGCTCTCATTCTTGTTTTTTCCTAGGAAGATGAAGAGGAGAGGGATCAAAAGCAGATGATAAAGGAAGCTTTTGCCGGGGATGATGTCATCAGAGACTTCttgaaagagaagagggaagctGTGGAGGCGAGTAAGCCAAAGGACGTGGACCTGACTCTGCCTGGCTGGGGCGAGTGGGGTGGTATGGGCCTAAAGCCCAGTGCCAAGAAGAGACGCCGGTAAGAACAGGGAAGAAAGCCTGTCAGAAGTGCACCAGGTTCTTCCACTTTACCCTCATGCGTCCTCCCTGCCCTTTTGACTGAGTCCTTAATGTTCTTAGTCAGACATCCTGCCGTTCTGCTTTCCAGGTTTCTCATTAAAACCCCCGAGGGTCCTCcaagaaaagacaagaatttgCCAAATGTGATTATCAATGAGAAGCGAAATGTCCATGCAGCAGCTCAtcaggtgagggagagagaaacccttTGCTGCCTAGCTCTCTTGCTTGAGAGGAATATTCTAGTGCCCTGTGGTCAAGACAGATGTGTGATCTTGACCACAGAAACAAAGCTGTTCTCTTTACCACTGACTGGCTCTGAGATGCATAACTCCAGATCAATTCTGGCATTTTAATTTCTGACTGGGAAGAGGTTGAGGTTTAAAGGAAAATCTTGGCAGCAATGGCGAAGCCCCCAAGTTTGAGATTTTAGCTAGCACCCCAGACAATTCCAGTGCAGACAGGTCTCACCAAGCTAAGAATTACCATTCCTCAGGCTTGTATTTGTAGTCAGGATAATGTAGAGAGGCCATAGGTTTGAGCTGCatcttaagaaaaatgaagacaaaccGGTACTCGTTCAGGACAGCAAGTGGAATTAAAATTGTGTCCAATGACAAGCCAGGGATATTTACCCAAGCGAGAAGCAAACTGGAGCAAGATTGTGGTCTTTAGATATATTGCAGGCTGTCATGTGGAGTTTAGTCACATAAAGT
This region includes:
- the UTP14A gene encoding U3 small nucleolar RNA-associated protein 14 homolog A isoform X3, which codes for MSEVGAAESLLALSQQEEVEDLPKDYALSPSEDEVDIDGERNHQKLLEAISSLDGKNRWKLAERSEASLKVSEFSVTSEGSGEKLVLSDLLGPVKTSSSLAVVKKQLNRVKSKKTVELPLNKEEVERIHREVAFNKTSQALSKWDPIVLKNRQAEQLVFPLKKEQSAFAPIEHVLSGWKARTPLEQEVFNLLHKNKQPVTDPLLTPVEKASLKAMSLEEAKMRRAELQRARALQSYYEARARREKKIKSKKYRKVLKKGKARKALKDFEKLRKVNPTAALEELEKIEKARMMERMSLKHQNSGKWAKSKAIMAKYDLEARQAMQEQLARNKELTQKLQVASNSEEEEEGVEEEGDLVPDAVNEIQMDADGPNPWMLRNHSRGTKEAKGQDPEQLPEPVAHEASESEEEEDRPGAEEETLLNEFEERRSLRRKSGLNQDAEPVSRREPKDSSSQEVLSELRALAQKLNKEKNQSGKQNMSSTRTVPVVQREGPPKAEEEPLLLQRPERAHTVQELEELAKEGCFQNEEVPRPSREGQQTERNPNTQPGVPKEKKRKEQMIDLQNLLTTKSPSVKSLAIPTTVEELEDEEERDQKQMIKEAFAGDDVIRDFLKEKREAVEASFSLKPPRVLQEKTRICQM
- the UTP14A gene encoding U3 small nucleolar RNA-associated protein 14 homolog A isoform X1; its protein translation is MSEVGAAESLLALSQQEEVEDLPKDYALSPSEDEVDIDGERNHQKLLEAISSLDGKNRWKLAERSEASLKVSEFSVTSEGSGEKLVLSDLLGPVKTSSSLAVVKKQLNRVKSKKTVELPLNKEEVERIHREVAFNKTSQALSKWDPIVLKNRQAEQLVFPLKKEQSAFAPIEHVLSGWKARTPLEQEVFNLLHKNKQPVTDPLLTPVEKASLKAMSLEEAKMRRAELQRARALQSYYEARARREKKIKSKKYRKVLKKGKARKALKDFEKLRKVNPTAALEELEKIEKARMMERMSLKHQNSGKWAKSKAIMAKYDLEARQAMQEQLARNKELTQKLQVASNSEEEEEGVEEEGDLVPDAVNEIQMDADGPNPWMLRNHSRGTKEAKGQDPEQLPEPVAHEASESEEEEDRPGAEEETLLNEFEERRSLRRKSGLNQDAEPVSRREPKDSSSQEVLSELRALAQKLNKEKNQSGKQNMSSTRTVPVVQREGPPKAEEEPLLLQRPERAHTVQELEELAKEGCFQNEEVPRPSREGQQTERNPNTQPGVPKEKKRKEQMIDLQNLLTTKSPSVKSLAIPTTVEELEDEEERDQKQMIKEAFAGDDVIRDFLKEKREAVEASKPKDVDLTLPGWGEWGGMGLKPSAKKRRRFLIKTPEGPPRKDKNLPNVIINEKRNVHAAAHQVRVLPYPFTHHQQFERTIQTPIGSTWNTQRAFQKLTMPKVVTKPGHIIKPIKAEDVGYRSSSRSDLSVVQRNPKQLSLRHKKQLKKNSVD
- the UTP14A gene encoding U3 small nucleolar RNA-associated protein 14 homolog A isoform X2, whose amino-acid sequence is MSEVGAAESLLALSQQEEVEDLPKDYALSPSEDEVDIDGERNHQKLLEAISSLDGKNRWKLAERSEASLKVSEFSVTSEGSGEKLVLSDLLGPVKTSSSLAVVKKQLNRVKSKKTVELPLNKEEVERIHREVAFNKTSQALSKWDPIVLKNRQAEQLVFPLKKEQSAFAPIEHVLSGWKARTPLEQEVFNLLHKNKQPVTDPLLTPVEKASLKAMSLEEAKMRRAELQRARALQSYYEARARREKKIKSKKYRKVLKKGKARKALKDFEKLRKVNPTAALEELEKIEKARMMERMSLKHQNSGKWAKSKAIMAKYDLEARQAMQEQLARNKELTQKLQVASNSEEEEEGVEEEGDLVPDAVNEIQMDADGPNPWMLRNHSRGTKEAKGQDPEQLPEPVAHEASESEEEEDRPGAEEETLLNEFEERRSLRRKSGLNQDAEPVSRREPKDSSSQEVLSELRALAQKLNKEKNQSGKQNMSSTRTVPVVQREGPPKAEEEPLLLQRPERAHTVQELEELAKEGCFQNEEVPRPSREGQQTERNPNTQPGVPKEKKRKEQMIDLQNLLTTKSPSVKSLAIPTTVEELEDEEERDQKQMIKEAFAGDDVIRDFLKEKREAVEASKPKDVDLTLPGWGEWGGMGLKPSAKKRRRCGCFHIHSHTISNLKGPSRPP